The Stieleria maiorica genome includes the window GACGTCGAAGAAGACCTTGCGAAAGAACGCCATGCTTTGGAACACGTTCGCCTTGTCGACACAGGTCACCATCTTTTTGCCATCACTGGGACGGCCGCTGCGACGCTGTGCCAAACGGAATGCAAAGTCGGACACCTGTGACGTGCCCTTGCGTGTCACGACCAAAGTATCGGTGGCCACTTCGTCGCCCACCTTGCTGCCGCCGCCGAACGAGGCAAACAACCCTTCCAGGTTCTCACGGATGATGACGAAATCGATTCCCGGCCCGGTGTCCTTCAGCACACAGGGCGCCCCGCGATAGAGTTTCACCGGACGAACCGCCGAATGCACCTGGAGCGCCCTCCGCAGCCCGACCATCATCGTCGGTTGAACTTCCGTCCCATCGCGGTAGCGAACATCGGGCAATCCGATCGCCGACAACAACACCGCGTCCGCAGCCAAACAATCCTCCAACACCGCCGACGGCAACGCTTCGCCGGTGTCACGGTAAAGTTCCGCGCCGGCTCGATGCGACGTGAATTGCAAATCCAACCCCTCGACCCGGTCAACCATCTGGCCGAGCACCCGGTGG containing:
- a CDS encoding isocitrate/isopropylmalate dehydrogenase family protein translates to MSRYQIALLPGDGIGPECMEATHRVLGQMVDRVEGLDLQFTSHRAGAELYRDTGEALPSAVLEDCLAADAVLLSAIGLPDVRYRDGTEVQPTMMVGLRRALQVHSAVRPVKLYRGAPCVLKDTGPGIDFVIIRENLEGLFASFGGGSKVGDEVATDTLVVTRKGTSQVSDFAFRLAQRRSGRPSDGKKMVTCVDKANVFQSMAFFRKVFFDVAARYPEIEAEAVYVDAMSLYMVQNPWDFDVLVMENQFGDILSDLGAGLVGGLGVGPSAEIGEKHGLFQPSHGTAPQLAGKNVANPLATILSAAMMLDWLGDKHDDPVCLRAAVDLEQAVEKVIADGNVITPDMGGNASTSQVADAVCDALVVEAPTS